The Symbiobacterium terraclitae genomic sequence GCCCACATCGCCCTGCGGCGCCCCGGGCACCGGTCGATCACGCTGGTGGAGGCCGCCCCGACCCTTCTGCCAGGCCTTCCTCCCCGCCTGGCGCGCGCAGCCCGGCGCCGCCTGGGGCTGCTGGGTGTCAACGTGCTGGCCGGCTCGCCGGTGACGCGGGTCGAGGCCGGCCGCGCCCACCTGCGGGACGGAACGGTCCTGCCCTTCGGGCTGATGATCTGGGCGGCCGGGGTCAGGGCACACCCACTGGTGACGGCGCTCGGCCTGCCCGCCGACAGGACGGGCCGGGTAATCGTCGGGCCCGATTACCGGACGCCGCTCCCCGACGTGTACGTGATCGGCGACTGCGCATCCGGCCACCAGCCGTCCGCCCAGGCGGCCCTTCAGCAGGGCCGGGCGCTCGCGGCGGTCCTGACCGGCAGGTCACCCGCGCCGCTGCGGAGCAAGGGCGTCCTCGTCGACCTCGGGGAGCACCGGGCCGTGGGCCGGGTGGGGGCTATCACCCTGAGCGGGCTGGTGCCGGGGATTCTCAAGCGGTTCACCGAGGCCGCCTGGATCGGCCGCATCGGCGGGTGGGGTGCGGCGCTCCGCAGCCTGATCTGGGGCAGCCCGGCGCTGTCGGAGGGCGTCGAGGGAGCGCCCCGCATGCGGATTTGACACGGACCGCGGCGAACCCGCGATCGGGTTCCGGCAACGGAGACACGGAAGCATGCCGGCGTACCCGGGCCGCACTCCACGTTGGAGGATGTAAACGGGTTTCGCCGGCTGGTGTAAAATGTAGGAACACCCTATGAGAATCTCTGGAGGGGCCTATGCCAGATATTCCGTTCTTTGATGCCATCGGCTTCTTCGCGCAGAAGCTTCAGGAGGTCGAGCAGCAGCTCATCGCCAAGAAAGCCGAGCGTGAGATCCTGCTGGCGAACCAGGCCAGCCTGGAACAGACACTGGCGACCCTGGCCCTCCTCTCTCCCGAGCACCAGAAAGCGATTCAGCAGGAGGTCGCCTCCCTCAAGGAAGTGCTCCACACCACCGAGCGGAACCTCACCTCGCTGGAAGGCGAGATCGACATGCTGAACGCCAAGCTCAACGCCCTGAAAACTGCCCGCGACCTCCTGCACGTGGAAGGCACGCCATAACGGTGGGGGCCCGTCGCCTGGTCGACAGGTAACGTGCTCCCTTCTTTATGCGGATTGAGAAAGGAGTGTGCCGGTATGGATCTCGGGTTGACGGGGAAGATAGCCTGGGTGACCGCAGCCAGCACAGGGCTCGGCTACGCCTCGGCGCT encodes the following:
- a CDS encoding NAD(P)/FAD-dependent oxidoreductase codes for the protein MGENRPILVVGGGYAGLSFIRQMRKYSPEVPVTLIDKNPYHTMLVETHQVAAGTRPAESILIPFDQLGDFRFIRAEVIAVDPGTRTLSTTAGDIRYERLVLAVGSVDHDYGVPGVREHCQMLRGLADAEEIRRRLDALGPDAPVLIAGGGLTGVELAAHIALRRPGHRSITLVEAAPTLLPGLPPRLARAARRRLGLLGVNVLAGSPVTRVEAGRAHLRDGTVLPFGLMIWAAGVRAHPLVTALGLPADRTGRVIVGPDYRTPLPDVYVIGDCASGHQPSAQAALQQGRALAAVLTGRSPAPLRSKGVLVDLGEHRAVGRVGAITLSGLVPGILKRFTEAAWIGRIGGWGAALRSLIWGSPALSEGVEGAPRMRI